In one Deinococcus detaillensis genomic region, the following are encoded:
- the gcl gene encoding glyoxylate carboligase: protein MAKMRAIEAAVEVLKKEGVNLAFGVPGAAINPLYAAMKKLGGIDHILARHVEGASHMADGYTRAKSGNIGVCIGTSGPAGTDMITGLYAAIADSVPILCITGQAPRARLYKEDFQAVDIESIAKPVTKWAVTVREPALVPRVFQQAFHIMRSGRPGPVHIDLPFDVQMAEIEFDIDTYEPLAAYKPTASRAQIEKALDMLFASDRPLLVAGGGVINADASEDLVAFAELTGIPVIPTLMGWGSIPDDHPLMAGMAGLQTSQMYGNATVLASDFVYGIGNRWANRHTGSIEKYTEGRKFVHIDIEPTQIGRVFGPDYGVVSDAGAALKLMVEIAREMRQDGKLPDYGEWAEQCRERKRTMLRKTHYDNVPIKPQRVYEEMLKSFGRDTVYVSTIGLSQIAAAQFLHVYQPRQWINAGQAGPLGWTMPAALGVVAADRSKNVVALSGDYDFQFMIEELAVGAQFKLPYIHVLVNNSYLGLIRQSQRGFDMDYQVQLAFDNINAPELNGYGVDHVAVAQGLGCRAIRVTEPDKIKDALEEAKGLAREFQVPVLVEVILERVTNISMGTELDNVMEFEELADQREDAPTAIAMLD from the coding sequence ATGGCGAAGATGAGAGCGATTGAGGCGGCGGTGGAAGTGCTCAAGAAAGAAGGGGTGAATCTGGCGTTCGGGGTGCCGGGGGCGGCCATCAACCCGCTGTACGCGGCGATGAAGAAGCTGGGCGGCATCGACCATATTCTGGCCCGCCACGTGGAAGGTGCCTCGCACATGGCCGACGGCTACACCCGCGCCAAGTCGGGCAACATCGGCGTGTGTATCGGCACCTCCGGCCCCGCCGGAACCGACATGATCACCGGTCTTTATGCTGCCATCGCCGACTCGGTGCCGATTTTGTGCATCACCGGTCAGGCTCCCCGCGCCCGCCTCTACAAAGAGGACTTTCAAGCGGTGGACATTGAGAGCATCGCCAAACCCGTGACCAAGTGGGCCGTGACCGTGCGCGAACCGGCGCTGGTGCCCCGCGTGTTTCAGCAGGCTTTCCATATCATGCGCTCCGGCAGACCCGGCCCCGTTCACATCGATCTGCCGTTTGACGTGCAGATGGCCGAGATCGAGTTCGACATTGACACCTATGAGCCTCTCGCGGCCTACAAGCCCACTGCCAGCCGCGCTCAGATTGAAAAGGCGCTGGACATGCTGTTTGCCTCCGACCGCCCCTTGCTGGTCGCGGGCGGCGGAGTCATCAACGCCGACGCCTCCGAAGACTTGGTGGCCTTTGCCGAGCTGACCGGCATCCCCGTGATTCCTACCCTGATGGGCTGGGGAAGTATTCCCGACGATCACCCCCTGATGGCGGGCATGGCCGGACTCCAGACCTCACAGATGTACGGCAACGCCACCGTGCTGGCCTCCGACTTCGTGTACGGCATCGGCAACCGCTGGGCCAACCGCCACACCGGCAGCATCGAGAAGTACACCGAGGGCCGCAAGTTCGTTCACATCGACATCGAGCCGACCCAGATTGGTCGCGTGTTCGGCCCGGATTACGGCGTCGTCTCAGACGCGGGCGCGGCCCTCAAGCTGATGGTCGAAATTGCCCGCGAGATGCGGCAGGACGGCAAGCTCCCCGATTACGGCGAGTGGGCCGAGCAGTGCCGCGAGCGCAAACGCACCATGCTCCGCAAAACCCACTACGACAATGTGCCGATCAAGCCGCAGCGCGTCTACGAAGAAATGCTCAAGTCGTTTGGCCGCGACACGGTGTATGTCAGCACCATCGGGTTGTCGCAGATCGCCGCCGCGCAGTTCTTGCACGTGTACCAGCCGCGCCAGTGGATCAATGCTGGACAAGCTGGCCCGCTGGGCTGGACCATGCCCGCCGCGCTGGGTGTGGTGGCCGCCGACCGCAGCAAGAACGTGGTGGCCCTCAGCGGCGATTACGATTTCCAGTTCATGATCGAAGAGTTGGCCGTCGGCGCACAGTTCAAGTTGCCTTACATTCACGTGCTGGTCAATAACAGTTACCTCGGCCTGATTCGCCAGTCGCAGCGCGGTTTTGATATGGACTATCAGGTGCAACTGGCCTTCGACAACATCAACGCCCCCGAGCTGAACGGCTACGGCGTGGATCACGTGGCGGTGGCGCAGGGCTTGGGCTGCCGCGCCATCCGCGTGACTGAGCCTGACAAAATCAAAGACGCCCTGGAAGAAGCCAAGGGGCTGGCCCGCGAATTTCAGGTGCCGGTCTTGGTGGAAGTCATCCTGGAGCGCGTCACCAACATCAGCATGGGCACCGAGCTGGACAATGTGATGGAGTTTGAAGAGCTGGCCGATCAGCGTGAAGACGCGCCGACCGCGATTGCGATGCTGGACTGA
- the otnI gene encoding 2-oxo-tetronate isomerase translates to MPKYAANTTMLFQEHDFLDRFDAAGKAGFQFIEYMFPYPYDAHELRAKLDQNNQTQALFNLPAGDWAGGDRGIAVQPSRQDEFREGVGKAVDYAAVLYKDVQGPKLVNVLVGKAEGDEAITRRTVIGNLQYAADKFADAGLTLIIEPLNPYDVPGFYLYGTQNTLNLIEEVGRENVQLQYDFYHMQRVEGRLTQTVRENLDKIAHIQLADVPGRHQPGTGEINYPFLLAELDRLNYKGYVGLEYIPEGHTEDTLGWLKELKTS, encoded by the coding sequence ATGCCCAAGTACGCCGCCAACACCACCATGCTTTTTCAGGAACACGACTTCCTAGACCGCTTCGACGCGGCGGGCAAGGCCGGATTCCAGTTCATCGAATACATGTTCCCCTACCCCTACGACGCCCACGAGTTGCGTGCCAAGCTGGATCAGAACAACCAGACCCAGGCGCTTTTTAACCTCCCCGCTGGCGATTGGGCGGGCGGCGACAGGGGCATTGCCGTGCAGCCGAGCCGACAGGACGAGTTCCGTGAAGGCGTCGGCAAGGCTGTTGATTACGCTGCCGTGCTTTATAAAGATGTTCAGGGACCAAAATTAGTGAACGTCCTCGTCGGCAAAGCTGAAGGAGATGAAGCCATCACCCGCAGAACTGTTATCGGCAACTTGCAATACGCCGCCGACAAATTCGCGGATGCGGGCCTGACCCTCATCATAGAACCGCTCAATCCTTATGACGTGCCCGGTTTTTACCTCTACGGCACTCAGAACACTCTCAACTTGATTGAAGAAGTCGGGCGCGAGAATGTTCAATTGCAATACGACTTCTATCATATGCAGCGCGTGGAAGGCCGCCTGACCCAGACCGTGCGCGAGAACCTCGATAAGATCGCTCACATTCAGCTGGCAGACGTGCCGGGACGCCACCAACCCGGCACCGGCGAAATCAATTACCCGTTTTTGCTTGCTGAACTTGACCGGCTGAATTACAAAGGCTACGTGGGACTGGAGTACATCCCCGAAGGCCACACCGAAGATACTTTGGGCTGGCTTAAAGAGTTGAAAACGAGCTGA
- a CDS encoding 2-hydroxy-3-oxopropionate reductase: MTQDSKPTLGFIGLGIMGKPMALNLIKAGYSLTVNNRTPDVMDELVEQGARAAHSAKEVAQNSDIIITMLPDSPQVEEVALGEGGVIEGIKAGALFIDMSSISPTTSRKVEEALKAKGADSLDAPVSGGQVGAEAATLSIMVGGSEEAFNRAKPVFEALGKNIVYIGGAGAGQVTKIANQIVVGLTIQAVSEAMTLAKKAGVDAGKVREALLGGFAQSRILDLHGQRILDGNFKPGFRINLHRKDLRLALETGREAGVPLFATGLAANIMDAMIAQGDGDLDHSSMAKFYAEMSGIE; encoded by the coding sequence ATGACGCAAGACAGCAAACCCACTCTCGGCTTCATTGGCCTGGGCATCATGGGCAAACCGATGGCCCTCAACTTGATCAAGGCGGGCTACAGCCTGACTGTCAACAACCGCACCCCCGACGTGATGGACGAGTTGGTCGAACAGGGTGCCAGGGCCGCCCACAGCGCCAAGGAAGTCGCCCAGAACAGCGACATCATCATCACCATGCTGCCGGATTCGCCTCAGGTGGAAGAAGTCGCGTTGGGTGAAGGCGGCGTCATTGAAGGCATCAAAGCGGGCGCTTTATTTATAGATATGAGCAGCATCTCGCCCACCACTTCGCGCAAAGTGGAAGAAGCCCTGAAAGCAAAAGGAGCCGATTCGCTAGACGCTCCGGTGTCGGGCGGGCAGGTCGGCGCGGAAGCTGCCACCCTCAGCATCATGGTGGGCGGCAGCGAAGAGGCCTTCAACCGTGCCAAGCCAGTCTTTGAAGCGCTCGGCAAGAACATCGTCTACATCGGCGGCGCGGGCGCGGGGCAGGTCACCAAAATTGCCAACCAGATCGTGGTGGGCCTGACCATCCAAGCGGTCTCCGAGGCCATGACCCTCGCCAAGAAAGCGGGCGTGGACGCGGGCAAAGTCCGTGAGGCCTTGCTCGGCGGATTCGCCCAGAGCCGCATTTTGGACTTGCACGGGCAGCGCATCCTCGATGGCAACTTCAAGCCGGGCTTCCGCATCAACTTGCACCGTAAAGATTTGCGCCTGGCGCTGGAAACGGGCCGTGAAGCGGGCGTGCCGCTGTTTGCCACCGGTCTGGCCGCCAACATCATGGACGCCATGATCGCGCAGGGCGACGGCGACCTCGATCACTCCAGCATGGCCAAGTTCTATGCTGAGATGAGCGGAATCGAGTAA
- a CDS encoding glycerate kinase type-2 family protein, with product MPPNPRALLTATYHAALEATGAGRLVRAHLPAQPPALIIAFGKASLPMLDAALSVHPHALFLVVPPDGLEVSPAVQAAADRGQGQIIFARHPVPDERSVKGAEQALERIGKLNEGDELLVLVSGGGSALFSAPWGITLSEKQQLTRDLLASGADIHELNAVRKHVSRIKGGRLAQAALERGAHLTALLLSDVIGDDPSAIASGPTVPDPSSFADALTVLDRYGVQHEAARAHLQRGVSGELDDTPKTLDNVHTQVIGSNRLLLDAAASYLESQGVRAVILGDTFGGEAKEMAAAHAAIVRSVQEFSTPVSAPVALISGGEATVTLRGKGMGGRNHEFALALLLHLGQLSGQRGVWALSAGSDGVDGSSPAAGAFLTPDSSARAQQLNLNGREALTDNDSGTFFAALGDTLQTGPSGHNLNDLRIILVE from the coding sequence ATGCCACCCAACCCCCGCGCCCTTCTGACTGCCACTTACCATGCTGCCCTTGAAGCCACTGGCGCGGGAAGGCTGGTGCGTGCCCATTTGCCTGCTCAGCCGCCTGCCCTGATTATCGCCTTCGGAAAGGCCAGTTTGCCGATGCTGGACGCGGCCCTGAGCGTTCACCCCCACGCGCTGTTTCTGGTTGTGCCGCCTGACGGTTTAGAAGTCAGCCCAGCGGTGCAGGCGGCGGCGGATAGGGGACAGGGCCAGATCATCTTTGCCCGTCATCCGGTGCCCGACGAGCGCAGCGTGAAAGGTGCAGAGCAGGCGCTGGAACGGATTGGCAAGCTCAACGAAGGCGACGAACTCTTGGTATTGGTGTCCGGCGGTGGCAGCGCTCTCTTTTCTGCACCCTGGGGAATCACGCTCAGCGAAAAGCAGCAGCTCACCCGCGATTTGTTGGCCAGTGGGGCCGATATTCACGAGCTCAACGCTGTACGCAAGCACGTTTCGCGCATCAAGGGCGGACGGCTGGCGCAAGCGGCCCTGGAGCGCGGCGCACACCTCACGGCGCTGCTGCTCTCGGACGTGATCGGTGATGACCCCAGCGCTATCGCCTCCGGCCCCACCGTGCCTGACCCCAGCAGCTTTGCCGACGCGCTGACTGTGCTTGATCGCTACGGCGTGCAGCACGAGGCGGCGCGGGCGCATTTGCAGCGTGGCGTAAGCGGTGAGCTGGACGATACACCCAAAACGCTAGATAACGTTCATACGCAAGTCATCGGCTCCAACCGCTTGCTACTAGACGCGGCGGCCAGTTATCTGGAAAGTCAGGGCGTGCGGGCCGTCATTCTGGGCGACACCTTCGGCGGCGAAGCTAAGGAAATGGCCGCTGCTCACGCTGCCATTGTCCGCAGCGTGCAGGAGTTCAGCACTCCCGTCAGCGCTCCAGTGGCCCTGATTTCCGGCGGGGAAGCCACCGTGACCCTGCGCGGCAAAGGCATGGGCGGACGCAACCACGAGTTTGCTCTGGCGCTGCTGCTGCACCTGGGCCAACTTTCAGGTCAGCGCGGCGTCTGGGCGCTCTCGGCAGGCTCAGACGGCGTGGACGGTTCCTCGCCAGCGGCGGGCGCGTTCCTGACACCCGACAGCTCAGCACGGGCGCAGCAACTGAATCTGAATGGGCGTGAGGCGCTGACCGACAACGATTCCGGCACCTTCTTCGCCGCACTGGGCGATACTTTGCAGACGGGACCGAGCGGGCATAACCTGAACGACTTGCGGATTATTTTGGTGGAATAG
- the aceB gene encoding malate synthase A → MTQPNSAQPVLPSGLKLAAALTEAHAKVLTPAALEFVVELHRRFNPRRLELLSAREERQARLDAGEKPDFLAETKSVREGDWKVVPPKADLTDRRVEITGPVDRKMVINALNSGAKVFMADFEDASSPSWDNMVMGQQNLADAVRRTITFEQGAKSYQLNEKTATLLVRPRGWHLPEKHVSVDGETMSGSLFDSGLYFFHNAKELLSRGSGPYFYLPKLESHLEARLWNDIFNFAEDTLDVPRSSIRATVLIETILATFEMDEILYELREHSAGLNCGRWDYIFSIIKKFREDPAMILPNRAQVTMEAHMMSSYSRLAVKTCHKRGAHAIGGMSAFIPVKNDEAANTRAFEQVRRDKEREAKNGHDGTWVAHPGMVGLATEVFDELMPTPNQIDSGKQMDFEVSAADLLQVPVGQINEDGLRMNINVALQYLRAWLNGSGAVPIHNLMEDAATAEISRAQIWQWLRHGAKLEGGETVTAELVERLLNEELDALGREDHAKAAALFHEVATQRPLVDFLTLSGYRELS, encoded by the coding sequence ATGACCCAGCCCAATTCAGCTCAGCCCGTCCTGCCTAGCGGCCTCAAGCTCGCGGCGGCGCTTACCGAAGCGCACGCCAAAGTCTTGACGCCCGCAGCCTTGGAATTCGTCGTGGAGTTGCACCGCCGTTTCAACCCGCGCCGCTTGGAACTGCTCTCGGCCCGTGAGGAGCGTCAGGCGCGGCTGGACGCGGGCGAGAAGCCGGACTTTTTGGCTGAAACCAAGAGTGTACGGGAAGGTGACTGGAAAGTGGTGCCTCCCAAAGCCGATCTCACTGACCGCCGAGTCGAAATCACAGGCCCAGTTGACCGCAAAATGGTCATTAACGCGCTCAATTCCGGCGCGAAAGTCTTTATGGCCGATTTTGAGGACGCCTCCAGCCCCAGTTGGGACAATATGGTGATGGGCCAGCAGAACTTGGCCGACGCGGTGCGCCGCACCATCACCTTCGAGCAGGGCGCAAAAAGCTACCAGCTCAATGAAAAGACCGCCACCCTGCTGGTTCGCCCACGCGGCTGGCACCTGCCCGAAAAACACGTCTCGGTGGACGGCGAAACCATGAGTGGTAGCCTGTTCGACTCCGGCCTGTACTTCTTCCACAACGCTAAAGAACTGCTCTCACGCGGCAGCGGCCCTTACTTTTATTTGCCCAAACTGGAGTCGCACCTCGAAGCCCGCCTCTGGAACGACATCTTCAACTTTGCCGAAGACACACTGGACGTGCCGCGCAGCAGTATCCGCGCCACCGTGCTGATCGAAACGATTCTGGCGACGTTCGAGATGGACGAAATCCTGTATGAGCTGCGCGAGCACTCGGCGGGCCTCAACTGTGGGCGCTGGGATTACATTTTCAGCATCATCAAAAAGTTCCGCGAAGATCCCGCCATGATTTTGCCCAACCGCGCCCAGGTGACGATGGAAGCCCACATGATGAGCAGCTACAGCCGCTTGGCAGTCAAGACCTGCCACAAGCGCGGTGCGCACGCCATTGGCGGCATGAGCGCCTTCATTCCGGTCAAAAATGACGAGGCCGCCAACACGCGGGCCTTCGAGCAAGTCCGCCGCGACAAAGAGCGCGAAGCCAAGAACGGCCACGACGGCACCTGGGTCGCTCATCCTGGCATGGTGGGGCTTGCCACCGAAGTCTTTGACGAATTGATGCCGACGCCCAACCAGATTGACTCTGGCAAGCAGATGGACTTTGAAGTGAGCGCCGCCGATTTGCTGCAAGTCCCAGTGGGCCAGATCAATGAGGACGGCCTGCGGATGAACATCAACGTGGCCTTGCAATATCTGCGGGCGTGGCTGAATGGTTCCGGCGCGGTGCCGATTCACAACCTGATGGAAGACGCCGCCACCGCTGAAATCTCGCGGGCGCAAATCTGGCAGTGGCTCCGTCACGGCGCGAAGTTGGAAGGCGGCGAAACCGTCACCGCTGAACTCGTCGAGCGCCTGCTCAATGAAGAATTGGACGCTCTGGGCCGCGAGGATCACGCCAAGGCCGCCGCGCTGTTTCACGAAGTGGCCACCCAGCGCCCCCTGGTGGATTTCCTGACCCTCAGCGGTTACCGCGAGCTGTCGTGA
- a CDS encoding IclR family transcriptional regulator, with amino-acid sequence MSKADEPRKRPGRTRSAEPEAVRTLERGLIVLRVLGEQSAATLSEVARFAGLSASTTYRLLQTLRQQGFAHEEAGIWQVGIQTFVTGRAYAELDGLVATAKRQMESLVAETGETVNLAVLQAPDVMYVHQVEGRGLMRMFTQIGARSPLYCTGAGKALLAWRDKGDVADLVGAGPYPAFTERTLTSLAAYQAELAEVRQLGYALDNEEREDGVRCVAVPIYGAGGTVTAAMSLSAPASRLGDERVGELAATLQAAAREITVRLGGQRA; translated from the coding sequence ATGAGTAAAGCCGACGAACCCCGCAAGCGTCCGGGCCGAACGCGCAGCGCCGAGCCGGAAGCGGTGCGGACGCTGGAGCGCGGCTTGATCGTCTTGCGGGTGCTGGGCGAGCAAAGCGCCGCGACGCTCAGCGAGGTGGCCCGCTTTGCTGGGTTGTCGGCCAGCACCACCTACCGCCTGCTGCAAACCCTGCGCCAGCAAGGCTTTGCCCACGAGGAAGCCGGCATCTGGCAAGTCGGTATTCAGACCTTCGTGACGGGCCGCGCCTACGCTGAGCTGGACGGCCTGGTGGCGACGGCCAAGCGTCAGATGGAAAGCCTGGTCGCTGAAACCGGCGAAACCGTGAATCTGGCGGTGCTGCAAGCCCCCGACGTGATGTACGTGCATCAGGTGGAAGGGCGCGGCCTGATGCGGATGTTTACCCAGATCGGAGCGCGTTCGCCGCTGTACTGCACTGGAGCGGGCAAAGCGCTGCTGGCTTGGCGCGACAAAGGCGATGTGGCGGATTTGGTCGGTGCGGGGCCGTATCCAGCCTTCACCGAGCGCACCCTGACCAGCTTGGCGGCCTATCAAGCCGAACTCGCTGAGGTTCGCCAGCTCGGTTACGCGCTCGACAATGAGGAGCGCGAAGACGGCGTGCGCTGCGTGGCGGTGCCGATTTACGGTGCGGGCGGCACGGTTACAGCGGCCATGAGCTTATCGGCTCCAGCCTCGCGGCTCGGTGATGAGCGGGTGGGCGAACTGGCCGCCACCTTGCAGGCCGCAGCGCGGGAGATTACCGTGCGGCTGGGGGGACAGAGAGCTTAG
- a CDS encoding cytidine/deoxycytidylate deaminase family protein, with the protein MDSAALSAADQTLIDYAKALIASLPENENHTVVAVARDMNGRLFEGVNLYHFTGGPCAEPVALAVAAAQQAGALELIVAAGNRGRGVLAPCGRCRQILFDYHPGIAVLVPDGQQVRRVGIRELLPYTYDWHAEQGD; encoded by the coding sequence ATGGATTCAGCAGCACTAAGCGCCGCCGACCAAACCCTGATTGACTACGCCAAAGCCCTCATCGCCTCCTTACCCGAAAACGAAAACCACACCGTGGTCGCCGTGGCCCGCGACATGAACGGACGGCTGTTTGAGGGCGTCAACCTTTATCACTTCACGGGCGGCCCCTGCGCCGAGCCAGTGGCTTTGGCCGTGGCGGCGGCTCAGCAGGCGGGAGCGCTGGAATTGATCGTGGCCGCCGGCAACCGTGGGCGCGGCGTGCTGGCTCCATGCGGACGGTGCAGGCAAATTCTGTTTGATTACCACCCCGGCATTGCCGTATTGGTGCCGGACGGTCAGCAGGTGCGGCGGGTGGGCATCCGTGAATTGCTGCCCTACACCTACGACTGGCACGCCGAACAGGGCGACTAA
- a CDS encoding Zn-dependent hydrolase — MSNSSALDPQRTVDELKALRTLTGDDNGAQRVAFTNKWMEARAFLKEKLLELPVEVITDPAGNLWATLRGESEKELLIGGHLDSVPNGGWLDGSLNVLAGLEVLRRLSAQYGADGGKPPVTVRLVDWADEEGARFGRSLYGSSAASGHLSVHEAAQLHDKDGVSLGDALMNVGVLLADAPKASEQLQNAAAYLELHIEQGPVLEGMDLPLGAVLGTFGVERHTITFHGQAAHSGSTPMNVRKDALLAAGKLSAEIYAIAERHGGVCTIGSVKTWPGIVTSVVEKCEITLDQRNLDADNLAAMWQGAQDAAQRFAEEGGCTVEFGHLWNIEPIPFHAELIEACDAAILEVTPTSHRLPSGPLHDAAEVARAGVPTAMLFVQSLYGISHNKIEDTKEEHIKLSVEALDKLTDKAIAWIQQH; from the coding sequence ATGTCCAATTCTTCAGCTCTTGACCCTCAGCGCACCGTGGACGAACTCAAGGCCCTGCGAACGCTCACAGGCGACGACAACGGCGCTCAGCGGGTGGCTTTTACCAACAAATGGATGGAGGCCCGCGCTTTTCTCAAAGAGAAGTTGCTGGAACTGCCGGTGGAAGTCATCACCGATCCGGCGGGTAATTTGTGGGCGACCCTCAGGGGCGAGTCTGAGAAAGAGCTGCTGATCGGCGGCCACCTCGACAGCGTGCCCAACGGCGGTTGGCTGGACGGCTCGCTCAATGTGCTGGCGGGCTTGGAAGTGCTGCGCCGCCTGAGTGCTCAGTACGGTGCTGATGGAGGCAAACCCCCTGTTACCGTGCGGCTGGTGGACTGGGCCGACGAGGAAGGCGCACGCTTTGGCCGCAGCCTCTACGGGTCTAGCGCGGCGAGTGGGCACTTGAGTGTGCATGAAGCGGCGCAACTGCACGACAAGGACGGCGTGAGTTTAGGCGACGCGCTGATGAATGTGGGCGTGCTGCTGGCCGACGCGCCCAAGGCCAGCGAGCAGCTTCAGAACGCCGCCGCTTATTTGGAACTTCACATCGAACAGGGGCCAGTCTTGGAAGGCATGGACTTGCCACTGGGTGCAGTGCTGGGCACCTTCGGGGTGGAGCGCCACACCATTACTTTTCACGGACAGGCGGCGCATTCCGGCAGCACGCCGATGAATGTCCGCAAAGACGCTTTGCTGGCGGCGGGCAAGCTGAGTGCGGAGATCTACGCCATTGCCGAGCGGCACGGCGGGGTGTGTACCATCGGCAGCGTCAAAACCTGGCCGGGCATCGTCACCAGCGTGGTGGAAAAGTGCGAGATCACTTTAGACCAGCGCAACTTGGACGCCGACAATCTGGCCGCCATGTGGCAAGGCGCTCAGGACGCGGCCCAGAGGTTTGCTGAAGAAGGCGGCTGCACGGTGGAGTTCGGGCATCTGTGGAATATCGAGCCGATTCCCTTTCATGCCGAGCTGATCGAAGCCTGCGACGCCGCCATTCTGGAAGTGACGCCCACCAGTCACCGCCTGCCCAGCGGCCCGCTCCACGACGCGGCGGAAGTCGCCCGTGCTGGTGTGCCGACCGCGATGCTGTTCGTGCAGAGCTTGTACGGCATCAGCCACAACAAAATAGAAGACACCAAGGAAGAACACATCAAGTTGAGTGTGGAAGCGCTGGACAAGTTAACGGATAAGGCAATTGCATGGATTCAGCAGCACTAA
- a CDS encoding DUF3060 domain-containing protein, which produces MNSFLKLACLFGLLGAQASAQSLNINSSGIRFESAPATPGQPSVSVRLGESGLSISSTPVQTRRVRVQPTQTNRTLRCNGGNLNLRGSGQRLTILGNCAAVNITGSRNVLSVERVGQISIQGSGNRVTWKAALSGAKPLLRVSGTGNTVLSTARPIAAPAQPKPAPKPIQQPSKTATRL; this is translated from the coding sequence ATGAACAGTTTTCTCAAATTGGCTTGCCTTTTCGGGTTGCTGGGAGCACAAGCCAGCGCCCAGAGTCTGAATATCAATTCGAGCGGCATTCGCTTCGAGTCCGCGCCAGCCACGCCTGGACAGCCCTCGGTCAGCGTCCGGCTCGGTGAATCTGGCCTGAGCATTTCATCTACGCCCGTGCAAACTCGGCGGGTGCGGGTGCAGCCCACCCAAACAAATCGCACGCTCAGATGCAATGGGGGCAATTTGAACCTCCGTGGCAGTGGGCAGCGCCTCACCATTTTGGGCAACTGCGCGGCGGTCAATATCACCGGCAGCCGCAATGTCCTGAGCGTGGAGCGGGTCGGCCAAATCAGCATTCAGGGCAGCGGCAACCGTGTGACTTGGAAAGCCGCCCTCAGCGGCGCGAAACCGCTGTTGCGGGTGTCGGGTACCGGCAATACCGTGCTGAGCACTGCCCGCCCGATTGCCGCTCCTGCCCAACCGAAGCCCGCTCCTAAGCCCATACAGCAGCCGTCCAAAACAGCTACCCGTCTTTAA
- a CDS encoding DUF3060 domain-containing protein: MNKLIRAAVFASLSFSVSAQTVDMSTLNISGMGRIVAGDQTKQTLACKNDSVSVAGDGNTIILTGNCTQVIIAGSKNKVSMSVVGEIVLSGDGNTVTWHKALKGTKPRMLLTGKANTVSKK; encoded by the coding sequence ATGAATAAACTCATTCGAGCTGCCGTCTTCGCCTCGCTCAGTTTTTCTGTCTCAGCCCAAACTGTGGATATGAGCACACTGAACATTTCCGGTATGGGCAGGATCGTGGCGGGCGATCAAACCAAACAAACACTTGCCTGTAAGAATGACAGCGTCTCAGTAGCAGGCGACGGAAACACCATTATCTTGACTGGAAATTGCACGCAGGTCATTATTGCGGGCAGCAAAAATAAAGTCAGCATGTCAGTGGTGGGCGAGATCGTGCTAAGCGGTGATGGCAATACGGTGACCTGGCACAAAGCGCTCAAAGGAACCAAACCGAGAATGCTGCTGACCGGTAAAGCCAATACCGTCAGCAAAAAGTAA